One window of the Streptomyces asoensis genome contains the following:
- a CDS encoding geranylgeranyl reductase family protein: MSSENSPADDENSSADDARQVWDVVVVGAGPAGASAAYAAAVTGRQVLLLEKAELPRYKTCGGGIIGPSRDALPPGFELPFRDRVHAVTFSNNGRFTRTRRSRQMLFGLINRPEFDQQLVEHAQKAGAELRTGVTVQRVEQHGSAVPDRRTVAVVLQGGETLLARAVVGADGSASRIGAHVGVKLDQVDLGLEAEIPVPETVAEDWKGRVLIDWGPMPGSYGWVFPKGDTLTVGVISARGEGAATKRYLEDFIGRLGLAGFEPSMSSGHLTRCRADDSPLSRGRVLVCGDAAGLLEPWTREGISFALRSGRLAGEWAVRISEAHDAVDARRQALNYAFAIKAGLGVEMSVGKRLLALFERRPGLFHAALTGVRPAWRAFTDITRGRTTLGELIRSHPLAQRALAAVDRRQAPTAEPVAEESGS, translated from the coding sequence GTGAGCAGCGAGAACTCTCCAGCGGACGACGAGAACTCTTCGGCGGACGACGCGCGGCAGGTGTGGGACGTCGTCGTGGTGGGCGCGGGCCCCGCAGGGGCTTCGGCCGCCTACGCGGCGGCGGTCACGGGACGGCAGGTGCTGTTGCTGGAGAAGGCGGAGCTGCCCCGCTACAAGACGTGCGGCGGCGGCATCATCGGCCCCTCCCGCGACGCACTGCCACCCGGCTTCGAACTGCCCTTCCGCGACCGGGTGCACGCGGTGACCTTCTCGAACAACGGGCGCTTCACCCGCACCCGCCGGTCCCGCCAGATGCTGTTCGGGCTGATCAACCGGCCCGAGTTCGACCAGCAGCTCGTCGAGCACGCCCAGAAGGCGGGCGCCGAGCTGCGCACGGGCGTCACCGTGCAGCGGGTCGAGCAGCACGGCTCGGCGGTGCCGGACCGGCGCACGGTCGCGGTCGTCCTCCAGGGCGGCGAGACGCTGCTGGCGCGCGCGGTGGTCGGCGCGGACGGCAGCGCGAGCCGCATAGGGGCTCATGTCGGGGTGAAGCTCGACCAGGTGGATCTCGGCCTGGAGGCGGAGATCCCGGTGCCGGAGACGGTCGCCGAGGACTGGAAGGGCCGGGTCCTCATCGACTGGGGTCCGATGCCCGGCAGCTACGGCTGGGTGTTCCCCAAGGGGGACACGCTGACGGTCGGTGTCATCTCGGCGCGCGGCGAGGGCGCGGCGACCAAGCGCTACCTGGAGGACTTCATCGGGCGGCTCGGCCTCGCCGGGTTCGAGCCGAGCATGTCCTCCGGCCACCTGACCCGTTGCCGGGCCGACGACTCCCCGCTGTCGCGCGGGCGGGTGCTCGTGTGCGGTGACGCGGCGGGGCTGCTGGAGCCGTGGACCCGCGAGGGCATCTCCTTCGCGCTGCGCTCGGGTCGGCTCGCGGGCGAGTGGGCGGTCCGTATCTCCGAGGCGCACGACGCGGTGGACGCCCGCCGCCAGGCGCTGAACTACGCCTTCGCGATCAAGGCGGGCCTCGGGGTGGAGATGAGCGTCGGCAAGCGGCTGCTCGCCCTCTTCGAGCGCCGCCCCGGGCTCTTCCACGCCGCCCTCACCGGTGTCCGCCCGGCCTGGCGGGCGTTCACCGACATCACCCGCGGCCGGACGACCCTGGGAGAGCTCATCCGCTCGCATCCGCTGGCCCAGCGGGCGCTGGCCGCGGTGGACCGGCGGCAGGCGCCGACGGCCGAGCCGGTGGCCGAGGAGAGCGGCTCCTGA
- a CDS encoding dipeptidase: MSSNPVAETVASLLPRARAELTELVAFKSVADFDRFPKSESEAAANWIADALRAEGFQDVALLDTPDGTQSVYGCLPGPAGSRTVLLYAHYDVQPPLDEAGWATPPFELTERDGRWYGRGSADCKGGVIMHLLALRALKANGGVPVGVKVIVEGSEEQGTGGLERYAEQHPGLLAADTIVIGDAGNFRVGLPTVTSTLRGMTMMRVRVDTLEGNLHSGQFGGAAPDALGALIRVLDSLRAEDGSTTVDGLTDDARWEGLQYDEAQFRQDAKVLDGVDLIGSGTVADRIWARPAVTVLGIDCPPVVGATPSVQAGARALISLRVPPGVDAAEATKLLQAHLEAHTPWGARVSTEQIGQGQAFSADTTSPAYAAMADAMAIAYPGQDMQYAGQGGSIPLCNTLAALYPQAEILLIGLSEPEAQIHAVNESVSPEELERLSVAEALFLRNYAAG; this comes from the coding sequence ATGTCGTCGAATCCGGTCGCCGAGACCGTCGCCTCGCTGCTGCCCAGGGCACGGGCGGAGCTCACCGAGCTGGTGGCCTTCAAGTCGGTGGCGGACTTCGACCGGTTCCCCAAGAGCGAGAGCGAGGCCGCCGCGAACTGGATCGCGGACGCGCTGCGCGCCGAGGGCTTCCAGGACGTGGCCCTGCTCGACACCCCGGACGGCACGCAGTCGGTGTACGGCTGTCTGCCGGGCCCCGCCGGTTCCAGGACGGTCCTGCTCTACGCCCACTACGACGTGCAGCCGCCGCTGGACGAGGCCGGCTGGGCCACCCCGCCGTTCGAGCTGACGGAGCGCGACGGCCGCTGGTACGGCCGCGGCAGCGCCGACTGCAAGGGCGGCGTCATCATGCATCTGCTCGCGCTGCGCGCCCTGAAGGCGAACGGGGGCGTCCCGGTCGGTGTGAAGGTGATCGTGGAGGGTTCCGAGGAGCAGGGCACCGGCGGTCTGGAGCGGTATGCCGAGCAGCACCCCGGCCTGCTGGCGGCCGACACCATCGTCATCGGCGACGCGGGCAACTTCCGGGTGGGTCTGCCGACCGTCACCTCCACCCTGCGCGGTATGACCATGATGCGGGTGCGGGTCGACACCCTCGAGGGCAATCTGCACTCCGGTCAGTTCGGCGGGGCGGCGCCGGACGCGCTGGGCGCGCTGATCCGCGTCCTGGACTCGCTGCGCGCCGAGGACGGCTCCACGACCGTCGACGGCCTCACCGACGACGCGCGCTGGGAAGGCCTCCAGTACGACGAGGCGCAGTTCCGCCAGGACGCCAAGGTGCTGGACGGCGTCGACCTGATCGGCTCCGGCACGGTCGCCGACCGTATCTGGGCCCGCCCCGCCGTCACCGTCCTGGGCATCGACTGCCCGCCGGTCGTCGGCGCCACCCCGTCCGTGCAGGCGGGTGCCCGCGCGCTGATCAGCCTCCGGGTGCCGCCGGGCGTGGACGCGGCCGAGGCGACGAAGCTGCTCCAGGCCCATCTGGAGGCCCACACGCCGTGGGGCGCGCGCGTGAGCACCGAACAGATCGGCCAGGGCCAGGCGTTCAGTGCCGACACCACCAGCCCGGCGTACGCGGCGATGGCCGACGCGATGGCGATCGCCTACCCCGGCCAGGACATGCAGTACGCGGGTCAGGGTGGTTCCATCCCGCTGTGCAACACCCTGGCCGCCCTCTACCCGCAGGCGGAGATCCTCCTCATCGGCCTGAGCGAGCCCGAGGCGCAGATCCACGCGGTCAACGAGAGCGTGTCCCCCGAGGAGTTGGAGCGGCTCTCGGTGGCGGAGGCCCTGTTCCTGCGCAACTACGCGGCCGGCTGA
- a CDS encoding NUDIX hydrolase, whose protein sequence is MTVVWINGAFGAGKTTTARELIDLIPNSTLFDPEVVGGALPHLLPPKRLAEVGDFQDLPIWRRLVIDTAAALLAELGGTLVVPMTLLRQEYRDEIFGGLAARRIPVRHVLLAPGETILRERIAAREVPPDLPDGEIRIRQWSYDHIEPYHAALASWLTADAHPVDNGVLTPQETAARIAEAVGSGAVAACDIVQTPEPTAETVAAGVLLFDEQDRVLLVDPTYKPGWEFPGGVVEPGEAPARAGVREVEEETGIRLDDVPRLLVVDWERPTPPAYGGLRLLFDGGRLDSAAVAGLLLPGPELRAWRFVTEEEAADLLPPVRYERLRWALRARERGAALYLEAGVPTE, encoded by the coding sequence GTGACCGTCGTCTGGATCAACGGCGCGTTCGGTGCGGGGAAGACCACCACCGCACGGGAATTGATCGACCTGATCCCGAACAGCACGCTCTTCGACCCCGAGGTCGTCGGCGGAGCACTCCCACACCTGCTGCCGCCCAAACGTCTCGCCGAGGTCGGCGACTTCCAGGACCTGCCGATCTGGCGACGGCTCGTGATCGACACGGCGGCCGCGCTGCTCGCCGAACTGGGCGGCACCCTCGTCGTCCCCATGACCCTGCTGCGCCAGGAGTACCGCGACGAGATCTTCGGCGGTCTCGCCGCCCGCCGGATCCCCGTCCGCCATGTGCTCCTCGCTCCGGGGGAAACGATCCTGCGCGAGCGAATAGCCGCCCGCGAGGTCCCCCCGGACCTCCCCGACGGCGAGATACGGATCCGTCAGTGGTCGTACGACCACATCGAGCCGTACCACGCCGCCCTCGCCTCCTGGCTCACCGCCGACGCCCATCCCGTCGACAACGGAGTCCTCACTCCGCAGGAGACGGCCGCCCGGATAGCCGAGGCCGTGGGCAGCGGCGCCGTGGCCGCGTGCGACATCGTGCAGACCCCCGAGCCCACCGCCGAGACGGTGGCCGCCGGGGTCCTCCTCTTCGACGAGCAGGACCGGGTGCTGCTCGTCGACCCGACGTACAAGCCCGGCTGGGAGTTCCCCGGCGGGGTGGTGGAGCCCGGCGAGGCGCCCGCGCGCGCGGGCGTGCGCGAGGTCGAGGAGGAGACCGGGATCCGGCTGGACGACGTACCCCGGCTGCTGGTCGTCGACTGGGAACGGCCGACGCCTCCCGCCTACGGTGGGCTGCGCCTCCTCTTCGACGGCGGACGGCTCGACTCCGCCGCCGTGGCGGGGCTGCTGCTGCCCGGCCCCGAACTGCGCGCCTGGCGCTTCGTCACGGAGGAGGAGGCGGCCGATCTCCTGCCACCGGTCCGCTACGAGCGACTGCGCTGGGCGCTGCGAGCCCGCGAGCGCGGGGCGGCGCTGTACCTGGAGGCGGGCGTGCCGACCGAGTGA
- a CDS encoding ADP-ribosylglycohydrolase family protein produces the protein MIGPQHAHVGLDGLVTGDAFGDSWFTRSDEPAEELWAAREPRPAPWPWTDDSAMAFVLFAHLTEHGEVRPGDLARQFAAEYRRDPGRKYGPSMHSVLRRVGEGEDWRAVTTGQFGGQGSYGNGAAMRVAPLGAWFRDDLAAVREQARLSALATHAHPEAVAGAVAVAIAAALAAAGAGRDAPARDAFLREVASHLPDSDVRSGLLVAASLPERASVRHAASVLGSGTLISAPDTVPFALWSAAGHLDDLPEALWQTVGGWGDRDTTCAIAGGVVASRTGTGGVPATWRQSCEAIPAWSGWDAVTAAGAVGRHVVE, from the coding sequence ATGATCGGCCCGCAGCATGCCCATGTCGGCCTGGACGGTCTGGTGACGGGGGACGCCTTCGGCGACAGCTGGTTCACCCGCTCCGACGAGCCCGCCGAGGAGCTGTGGGCGGCGCGGGAACCGCGTCCCGCGCCGTGGCCGTGGACGGACGACTCGGCGATGGCGTTCGTCCTGTTCGCCCATCTGACGGAGCACGGGGAGGTCCGTCCGGGCGACCTGGCGCGGCAGTTCGCCGCCGAGTACCGCCGCGACCCGGGCCGTAAGTACGGCCCGTCCATGCACAGCGTGCTGCGGCGCGTCGGCGAGGGCGAGGACTGGCGGGCGGTGACGACGGGGCAGTTCGGCGGACAGGGTTCCTACGGCAACGGCGCCGCGATGCGGGTCGCCCCGCTGGGGGCCTGGTTCCGGGACGACCTCGCCGCGGTCCGCGAGCAGGCCCGGCTGTCCGCGCTGGCCACCCACGCCCACCCCGAGGCGGTCGCGGGCGCGGTGGCCGTGGCGATCGCCGCCGCGCTGGCGGCCGCCGGCGCGGGTCGGGACGCCCCTGCGCGCGACGCGTTCCTGCGGGAGGTCGCCTCGCACCTGCCGGACAGCGACGTCCGCTCCGGGCTGCTGGTGGCCGCGAGCCTCCCCGAGCGCGCCTCGGTGCGCCATGCGGCGTCCGTGCTGGGCTCGGGGACGCTGATCTCGGCTCCGGACACGGTGCCGTTCGCCCTATGGTCCGCCGCCGGGCACCTGGACGACCTGCCCGAGGCGCTGTGGCAGACCGTCGGCGGGTGGGGCGACCGCGACACGACCTGCGCCATCGCGGGAGGCGTGGTCGCGTCCCGGACCGGCACGGGCGGCGTCCCCGCCACCTGGCGGCAGTCCTGCGAGGCCATCCCCGCCTGGAGCGGCTGGGACGCCGTCACGGCGGCCGGGGCGGTGGGCCGGCACGTCGTCGAGTGA
- a CDS encoding ROK family protein yields the protein MYTDLVAALDIGGTKIAGALVDGDGKILARAQRPTPAQENGDTVMRAVEETLAELTAAPLWGRARAVGIGSAGPVDASAGTVSPVNVPGWRDFPLVDRVRAATGNLPVELIGDGVAITAAEHWQGAARGHDNALCMVVSTGVGGGLVLGGRLHPGPTGNAGHIGHISVELDGDPCPCGGRGCVERIASGPHIARRALENGWLPGPDGDTSAAAVAAAARAGDPVAVASFERAAQALAAGIAATATLVEIDIAVIGGGVGKAGEVLFAPLRRALRDYATLSFVQRLTVTPAQMGTDAGLVGAAAAALSASTGAGAGATAAGV from the coding sequence ATGTACACCGACCTCGTGGCCGCGCTCGACATCGGCGGCACCAAGATCGCCGGAGCGCTGGTGGACGGCGACGGCAAGATCCTGGCCCGCGCGCAGCGCCCCACGCCCGCCCAGGAGAACGGCGACACCGTGATGCGGGCCGTCGAGGAGACGCTGGCGGAGCTGACCGCGGCTCCGCTGTGGGGGCGCGCCCGAGCCGTCGGCATCGGCAGCGCGGGCCCGGTGGACGCCTCGGCGGGCACGGTCAGCCCGGTGAACGTGCCCGGCTGGCGCGACTTTCCGCTGGTCGACCGGGTCCGGGCGGCGACGGGGAACCTCCCGGTCGAGCTCATCGGCGACGGTGTGGCGATCACGGCGGCCGAACACTGGCAGGGTGCCGCCCGCGGGCACGACAACGCGCTGTGCATGGTGGTCTCCACCGGCGTCGGCGGCGGCCTGGTCCTGGGCGGCCGACTGCACCCCGGCCCGACCGGTAACGCCGGCCACATCGGCCACATCAGCGTCGAACTCGACGGGGACCCGTGCCCGTGCGGTGGGCGCGGCTGTGTGGAACGCATCGCCAGCGGTCCCCACATCGCCCGTCGGGCCCTGGAGAACGGCTGGCTGCCCGGCCCCGACGGTGACACCTCCGCGGCCGCGGTGGCCGCCGCCGCCCGCGCGGGCGACCCGGTCGCCGTGGCGTCCTTCGAACGGGCCGCCCAGGCTCTGGCCGCCGGTATCGCGGCCACCGCGACCCTCGTCGAGATCGACATCGCGGTGATCGGCGGGGGGGTGGGCAAGGCGGGCGAGGTGCTCTTCGCCCCCCTGCGCCGGGCGCTCCGCGACTACGCCACGCTCTCCTTCGTCCAGCGCCTGACCGTGACGCCCGCGCAGATGGGCACGGACGCGGGCCTGGTGGGAGCGGCCGCGGCAGCGCTGTCGGCGAGCACCGGGGCGGGGGCGGGCGCCACGGCGGCGGGGGTCTGA
- a CDS encoding LacI family DNA-binding transcriptional regulator produces the protein MPETQRRPESRYGNRPTMKDVAARAGVGLKTVSRVVNGEPGVTPETERRVQEAIDALGFRRNDSARVLRKGSTASIGLVLEDLADPFYGPLSRAVEEVARAHGALLINGSSAEDPDREQELALALCARRVDGLVVIPAGDDHRYLEPEIKAGVATVFVDRPAGQIDADCVLSDNFGGAREGVTHLVSHGHRRIGFIGDMPRIHTAAERLRGYRAAMEDAGIPVEDAWMSLGATDPLRVRRAAEEMLSGPVPVTAIFSGNNRVTVTVIRVLAERARRVALVAFDDLELADLLQPGVTVVAQDAATLGRTAAERLFGQLDGTLITPERIELPTRLVTRGSGELPPAD, from the coding sequence GTGCCCGAGACGCAGCGCCGGCCCGAGAGCCGTTACGGCAACCGTCCCACCATGAAGGACGTCGCCGCGCGCGCCGGAGTCGGCCTGAAGACGGTCTCGCGCGTGGTGAACGGCGAGCCGGGTGTCACGCCCGAGACGGAACGCCGTGTCCAGGAGGCCATCGACGCGCTCGGCTTCCGTCGCAACGACAGCGCCCGGGTGCTGCGCAAGGGCAGCACGGCCAGTATCGGCCTGGTCCTGGAGGACCTCGCCGACCCGTTCTACGGGCCGCTCAGCCGCGCGGTGGAGGAAGTCGCCCGCGCCCACGGGGCATTGCTCATCAACGGCTCCAGCGCCGAGGACCCGGACCGGGAGCAGGAGCTGGCGCTGGCGCTTTGCGCGCGCCGGGTGGACGGTCTGGTGGTGATCCCGGCCGGTGACGACCACCGGTACCTGGAGCCCGAGATCAAGGCGGGCGTCGCCACGGTGTTCGTGGACCGGCCGGCCGGGCAGATCGACGCCGACTGCGTCCTGTCGGACAACTTCGGCGGCGCCCGCGAGGGCGTCACCCATCTCGTGTCGCACGGGCACCGCCGGATCGGCTTCATCGGCGACATGCCCCGCATCCACACCGCCGCCGAGCGTCTGCGCGGCTACCGGGCGGCGATGGAGGACGCCGGCATACCGGTCGAGGACGCCTGGATGTCGCTGGGCGCCACCGATCCCCTGCGGGTGCGCCGCGCGGCCGAGGAGATGCTGTCCGGGCCCGTACCGGTGACGGCGATCTTCTCGGGCAACAACCGGGTGACGGTCACCGTGATCCGGGTGCTCGCCGAGCGGGCCCGGCGGGTCGCCCTGGTGGCCTTCGACGACCTGGAGCTCGCCGACCTGCTCCAGCCGGGGGTCACGGTGGTCGCCCAGGACGCGGCCACTCTGGGCCGGACCGCCGCGGAGCGCCTGTTCGGGCAGCTGGACGGCACCCTGATCACCCCCGAGCGCATCGAACTGCCGACCCGGCTCGTCACGCGCGGCTCGGGCGAGCTGCCGCCGGCCGACTGA
- a CDS encoding VOC family protein encodes MSVELNHTIIHSRDNRESAEFLAHILGLEVGPEWGPFVPVNTSNGVTLDFAAIPVESIVMQHYAFLVSDEEFDAAFERIERAGITYFADPHGKQPGEINHHHGGRGVYFMDPAGHGMEIITTPYTFPEQ; translated from the coding sequence ATGTCAGTCGAGTTGAACCACACCATCATCCACTCCCGTGACAACCGGGAGTCCGCCGAGTTCCTCGCCCACATCCTGGGACTCGAAGTCGGGCCCGAGTGGGGCCCGTTCGTCCCCGTGAACACCAGCAACGGCGTCACCCTGGACTTCGCCGCCATCCCGGTGGAGTCGATCGTCATGCAGCACTACGCGTTCCTCGTCTCGGACGAGGAGTTCGACGCGGCCTTCGAGCGGATCGAGCGGGCGGGGATCACGTACTTCGCCGATCCGCACGGCAAGCAGCCGGGTGAGATCAACCATCACCACGGCGGCCGGGGTGTGTACTTCATGGATCCGGCCGGGCACGGCATGGAGATCATCACGACCCCGTACACCTTTCCTGAGCAGTAG
- a CDS encoding DUF6986 family protein — protein sequence MGQGQQETVTTSLAGAVSEEISASLAPVDAELDRRYPGDPGTRQPVHTVYVPGDAFDADTIRSWGDRALTALDEHAPDAASFAACLGLSDDLAEPVYARVRAKLEREPIEDLRVDFEDGYGPRPDAEEDATAARAARLIAEASAKGTAAPYMGIRMKCMEAAVRDRGIRTLDIFLTGLMENGGLPDGLVLTLPKVTYAEQVTAMVRLLEAFEQARGLDAGRLGFEIQIETSQSILATDGTATVARMIQAARGRATGLHYGTFDYSACLGVSAAYQASDHPAADHAKAIMQVAAAGTGVRVSDGSTNVLPVGPTEQVHAAWRLHYGLTRRALSRAYYQGWDMHPGHIPTRYAAVFAFYREGFAQAAERLSRYANRAGGDVMDEPATAKALSGYLLRGLDCGALDPAEVTDATGLTRAALEGFATPRRGDLTVSGQ from the coding sequence ATGGGTCAGGGCCAACAGGAGACGGTCACGACGAGCCTCGCGGGCGCCGTCAGCGAGGAGATCAGCGCCTCCCTCGCCCCGGTCGACGCCGAACTCGACCGCCGCTACCCCGGCGACCCCGGCACCCGCCAGCCCGTCCACACCGTCTACGTCCCCGGTGACGCCTTCGACGCCGACACGATCCGCTCCTGGGGAGACCGTGCCCTCACCGCCCTCGACGAGCACGCCCCCGACGCGGCTTCCTTCGCTGCCTGCCTCGGCCTCTCCGACGACCTCGCCGAGCCCGTGTACGCGCGCGTGCGGGCCAAGCTGGAGCGCGAGCCCATCGAGGACCTGCGCGTCGACTTCGAGGATGGCTACGGCCCCCGCCCGGACGCCGAGGAGGACGCGACGGCCGCCCGCGCGGCCCGGCTGATCGCGGAGGCGAGCGCGAAGGGCACCGCGGCCCCGTACATGGGCATCCGCATGAAGTGCATGGAGGCCGCGGTACGCGACCGGGGCATCCGCACCCTCGACATCTTCCTCACCGGCCTGATGGAGAACGGCGGCCTCCCCGACGGCCTGGTCCTGACCCTCCCGAAGGTGACCTACGCGGAGCAGGTCACCGCGATGGTCCGGCTCCTGGAAGCCTTCGAGCAGGCGCGGGGCCTCGACGCCGGACGGCTCGGCTTCGAGATCCAGATCGAGACCAGCCAGTCCATCCTCGCCACCGACGGCACCGCGACGGTCGCCCGCATGATCCAGGCGGCCCGGGGCCGCGCCACCGGCCTCCACTACGGCACCTTCGACTACAGCGCCTGCCTCGGCGTCTCCGCCGCCTACCAGGCCAGCGACCACCCCGCCGCCGACCACGCCAAGGCGATCATGCAGGTCGCGGCGGCCGGAACCGGGGTACGCGTCTCGGACGGCTCCACGAACGTGCTGCCGGTCGGCCCGACCGAGCAGGTCCACGCCGCCTGGCGGCTGCACTACGGCCTCACCCGCCGTGCCCTGTCCCGCGCCTATTACCAGGGCTGGGACATGCACCCCGGCCACATCCCCACCCGCTACGCGGCCGTCTTCGCCTTCTACCGGGAGGGCTTCGCCCAGGCCGCCGAGCGGCTCTCGCGGTATGCCAACCGGGCCGGCGGCGATGTGATGGACGAGCCCGCGACAGCCAAGGCCCTCAGCGGCTATCTGCTGCGCGGCCTGGACTGCGGCGCCCTCGACCCCGCCGAGGTGACCGACGCGACCGGGCTCACCCGGGCTGCCCTGGAGGGCTTCGCGACACCGCGCCGAGGCGATCTGACGGTCTCCGGACAGTAG
- a CDS encoding endonuclease/exonuclease/phosphatase family protein: MTDSSGPTRRAGLRTALAVLATVPVLGTAGSSATRHESPARGPLRPATVPPLKVMTFNLRYTGAKDAHTWAVRRPVMRALLHRAAPHVIGTQEGLPAQLRDIEADFGPHYDWIGKGRSVEDPEAVAVFYDTRRLAPVEHAHFWLSDTPEVLGSNTWGADYPRMVTWVRFRDLRARQEFYLLNTHLDNASQYARVRSADLIATRIAGLDRSLPLLLTGDFNAIAHVNPVYDRLLDAGLVDTWDTARAHGGAYATYHGYKPLTPNGDRIDWILATPGVTVHREWTDTFHLDGQYPSDHLPVQASMTLE; the protein is encoded by the coding sequence ATGACGGACAGCAGTGGGCCGACCCGACGGGCGGGGCTGCGCACGGCCTTGGCCGTCCTGGCCACCGTGCCCGTGCTGGGCACGGCAGGGTCGTCCGCCACCCGGCACGAGAGCCCGGCGCGCGGGCCGCTTCGGCCCGCGACCGTGCCGCCGCTGAAGGTCATGACCTTCAATCTGCGCTACACGGGCGCCAAGGACGCCCACACCTGGGCGGTCCGCCGTCCGGTGATGCGCGCACTGCTGCACCGGGCGGCTCCGCACGTCATCGGCACGCAGGAGGGTCTGCCGGCACAGTTGCGCGACATCGAGGCCGACTTCGGTCCGCACTACGACTGGATCGGCAAGGGCCGCAGCGTGGAAGACCCGGAGGCGGTGGCCGTCTTCTACGACACCCGCCGGCTCGCCCCGGTCGAGCACGCACACTTCTGGCTCTCCGACACACCCGAAGTGCTCGGCTCCAACACCTGGGGGGCGGACTACCCCCGCATGGTCACCTGGGTCCGCTTCCGTGATCTGCGCGCGAGGCAGGAGTTCTACCTCCTCAACACCCATCTCGACAACGCCAGCCAGTACGCGCGCGTGCGCTCCGCAGACCTGATCGCCACACGGATCGCCGGCTTGGACCGCTCCCTGCCGCTACTGCTGACCGGCGACTTCAACGCCATCGCCCACGTCAATCCGGTCTATGACAGGCTGCTGGACGCCGGGCTCGTCGACACCTGGGACACGGCACGCGCGCATGGCGGGGCCTATGCGACCTACCACGGGTACAAGCCGCTCACGCCGAACGGGGACCGCATCGACTGGATCCTGGCGACGCCGGGCGTCACCGTCCACCGCGAGTGGACCGACACCTTCCACCTGGACGGCCAGTACCCGAGCGATCACCTGCCGGTGCAGGCCTCCATGACCCTGGAATGA
- a CDS encoding electron transfer flavoprotein subunit alpha/FixB family protein: MAEVLVFVDHVDGAVRKPTLELLTLARRIGEPVAVALGPGAENTAAALAEHGATRVLTSDASEYADYLVVPKVDALQAAVAAVSPAAVLVPSSAEGKEIAARLALRIGSGIITDATDLEAGDEGPVATQSVFAASFTTKSRVSKGTPVITVKPNSAAVEAAPAAGAVEALAVTFSAQATGTKVTGRTPRESTGRPELTEAAIVVSGGRGVNGAENFAIIESLADSLGAAVGASRAAVDAGWYPHTNQVGQTGKSVSPQLYIANGISGAIQHRAGMQTSKTIVAVNKDAEAPIFDLVDYGVVGDLFDVVPQLTEEINTRKG; this comes from the coding sequence ATGGCTGAAGTCCTCGTCTTCGTCGACCACGTGGACGGCGCCGTCCGCAAGCCCACCCTGGAGCTGCTGACGCTGGCCCGCCGCATCGGTGAGCCGGTCGCCGTCGCCCTCGGCCCGGGCGCCGAGAACACCGCCGCCGCGCTCGCCGAGCACGGCGCGACCCGCGTCCTGACCTCCGACGCGTCCGAGTACGCCGACTACCTCGTCGTACCGAAGGTCGACGCGCTCCAGGCCGCCGTCGCCGCCGTCTCCCCGGCCGCCGTGCTGGTCCCGTCCTCCGCCGAGGGCAAGGAGATCGCCGCCCGTCTGGCGCTGCGCATCGGCTCCGGCATCATCACGGACGCGACCGACCTCGAGGCCGGCGACGAGGGCCCGGTGGCCACCCAGTCGGTGTTCGCCGCGTCCTTCACCACCAAGTCCCGTGTCTCCAAGGGCACCCCGGTCATCACCGTGAAGCCGAACTCGGCCGCCGTCGAGGCAGCCCCGGCCGCCGGTGCCGTCGAGGCCCTCGCCGTGACCTTCTCCGCCCAGGCCACCGGCACCAAGGTCACCGGCCGCACGCCGCGTGAGTCGACCGGGCGCCCGGAGCTGACCGAGGCCGCGATCGTGGTCTCCGGCGGCCGCGGCGTCAACGGCGCCGAGAACTTCGCGATCATCGAGTCCCTCGCCGACTCCCTCGGCGCGGCCGTCGGCGCCTCCCGCGCCGCCGTGGACGCCGGTTGGTACCCGCACACCAACCAGGTCGGCCAGACCGGCAAGTCCGTCTCGCCGCAGCTCTACATCGCCAACGGCATCTCCGGCGCCATCCAGCACCGCGCCGGCATGCAGACCTCGAAGACCATCGTGGCCGTCAACAAGGACGCCGAGGCCCCGATCTTCGACCTCGTCGACTACGGCGTCGTCGGCGACCTGTTCGACGTCGTCCCGCAGCTCACCGAGGAGATCAACACCCGCAAGGGCTGA